The Gammaproteobacteria bacterium genome has a segment encoding these proteins:
- a CDS encoding DUF3088 domain-containing protein translates to MTKDRLFLLKPDFHKGSEGPFYCPECALVEGMLSYYPKLRHKLDVQYVEFDKPRGAIVAELGEANQGCPVLILADGRRILDTSLEVREANGRRFIVNDAHLRRYLSMTYSVGTAAG, encoded by the coding sequence ATGACGAAGGACCGCCTTTTCCTGCTGAAACCGGATTTTCACAAGGGCAGCGAAGGCCCGTTCTACTGCCCGGAATGCGCCCTGGTCGAGGGCATGCTCTCCTACTACCCGAAGCTGCGACACAAACTCGACGTGCAGTACGTCGAATTCGACAAACCACGCGGCGCGATCGTGGCGGAACTCGGCGAAGCAAACCAGGGTTGTCCGGTGCTGATCCTGGCCGACGGCCGGAGGATCCTCGACACCTCGCTCGAGGTCCGTGAGGCGAACGGTCGGCGGTTCATTGTGAATGACGCTCACCTCCGTCGTTACCTGTCGATGACCTACAGCGTCGGCACCGCCGCCGGTTGA
- the typA gene encoding translational GTPase TypA: MPAADRLRNIAIIAHVDHGKTTLVDQLLKQSGTLDERTVLPERAMDSNDLERERGITILAKNTAIGWRDWRINIVDTPGHADFGGEVERVLSMVDCVLLLVDAVDGPMPQTRFVTQKAFARGFTPIVVINKIDRDGARPDWVLDQTFDLFDRLGATDRQLDFPVVYASALNGYAGTDAAVRSGDMTPLFEAILQHVPAPAVDESGPLQLQVSSLDYDSYVGVLGIGRVTRGVANAGMSVSVVASDGTIRHGRIGDLFAFMGLGRQRISQATAGDIVAFSGVEDLRISDTLCDRDQPSGLPPLQVDEPTISMNFQVNKSPLAGREGRFLTSRQIRARLDQELLHNVALRVEDTDDADKFKVSGRGELHLSVLIETMRREGYELAVSRPEVIEHDIDGVRCEPWEQLTVDFAEEHQGAVMSRLAERKGELLAVQSDGRGRMRIDYRIPARGLIGFRTEYLTATAGTGLIYHVFERYAPRVPVAIGQRINGVLVSNVAGKALAYALFNLQERGRLFIGHGEPVYEGMIVGIHSRGNDLVVNPTKGKQLTNIRAAGSDENILLTPPVRFSLEQALEFIDDDELVEVTPTSIRLRKKLLLESDRKRVSRLHA, encoded by the coding sequence ATGCCCGCCGCCGACCGCCTCCGCAACATCGCCATCATCGCCCACGTCGATCACGGCAAGACGACGCTGGTCGATCAACTGCTGAAGCAGTCCGGCACGCTCGACGAGCGAACGGTGCTGCCCGAGCGCGCCATGGATTCCAATGACCTGGAGCGCGAGCGAGGCATCACCATCCTCGCCAAGAACACCGCCATCGGCTGGCGGGACTGGCGTATCAACATCGTCGACACGCCCGGCCATGCCGACTTCGGCGGCGAGGTCGAGCGGGTGCTGTCGATGGTCGATTGCGTCCTGCTGCTCGTCGACGCCGTCGACGGGCCGATGCCACAGACGCGTTTCGTGACGCAGAAAGCGTTCGCGCGCGGCTTCACGCCGATCGTCGTCATCAACAAGATCGATCGTGACGGCGCGCGACCGGATTGGGTGCTCGACCAGACCTTCGACCTGTTCGATCGCCTTGGGGCGACCGATCGGCAACTCGACTTCCCGGTCGTGTACGCCTCGGCGTTGAACGGTTACGCCGGAACCGACGCGGCCGTGCGAAGCGGCGACATGACCCCGTTGTTCGAGGCAATCCTCCAGCACGTGCCGGCTCCGGCGGTCGATGAGTCGGGACCGCTGCAGCTGCAGGTCTCCAGCCTCGACTACGATTCGTATGTCGGCGTGCTCGGTATCGGCCGGGTTACCCGCGGAGTCGCCAACGCGGGCATGTCCGTCAGCGTGGTCGCGAGCGACGGCACGATTCGTCACGGGCGGATCGGCGATCTGTTCGCCTTCATGGGCCTCGGACGCCAACGGATTTCGCAGGCAACCGCGGGCGATATTGTCGCCTTCAGCGGAGTCGAGGATCTGCGTATTTCCGACACCCTGTGCGACCGTGACCAGCCTTCCGGCCTGCCACCGCTGCAGGTCGATGAACCGACGATCAGCATGAACTTCCAGGTCAACAAGTCGCCGTTGGCCGGGCGCGAAGGTCGTTTCCTCACCAGCCGCCAGATTCGCGCCCGACTTGACCAGGAATTGCTGCACAACGTGGCGCTGCGCGTCGAGGACACCGACGACGCCGACAAGTTCAAGGTCTCCGGGCGCGGGGAACTGCATCTGTCCGTGCTGATCGAGACCATGCGCCGCGAGGGTTACGAACTCGCCGTTTCCAGACCCGAAGTCATCGAGCATGACATCGACGGTGTGCGTTGCGAGCCCTGGGAACAGCTCACCGTGGATTTCGCTGAGGAGCACCAGGGCGCCGTGATGAGCCGGCTCGCCGAGCGCAAGGGCGAATTGCTTGCCGTGCAGAGCGACGGTCGCGGCCGCATGCGGATCGATTACCGTATTCCGGCCCGCGGGCTGATCGGGTTCCGCACGGAGTACCTGACCGCCACCGCCGGCACCGGCCTCATCTATCATGTCTTCGAGCGCTACGCTCCGCGCGTCCCGGTCGCGATCGGCCAGCGCATCAACGGCGTGCTGGTGTCGAACGTCGCGGGCAAGGCGCTCGCCTATGCCCTTTTCAACCTGCAGGAACGTGGCCGGTTGTTCATCGGCCACGGCGAACCGGTCTACGAGGGCATGATCGTGGGAATCCACAGCCGCGGTAACGATCTCGTGGTCAATCCCACCAAGGGCAAGCAACTTACGAACATCCGGGCGGCAGGATCCGACGAGAATATCCTGCTGACGCCACCGGTGCGTTTCTCCCTCGAGCAGGCGCTGGAGTTCATAGACGACGACGAACTCGTCGAGGTGACGCCGACGAGCATCCGACTGCGCAAGAAGCTGCTGCTGGAGAGCGATCGCAAGCGCGTATCGCGTCTCCATGCATAG
- a CDS encoding polyribonucleotide nucleotidyltransferase, which yields MRRVVGLVMLLLLAVQTTGCGLLLYPERKGQKSGNIDPGVAILDAAGLVVFIVPGLIAFGVDFATGCIYLPPGQKRAAAEEAAPRTIYVDPATLDQPALEETLAQATGRPVDLDAPAVRAFAVADAGAVSAVFAATQ from the coding sequence ATGCGGCGTGTTGTTGGACTGGTGATGCTGTTGCTCCTGGCCGTGCAAACTACCGGCTGCGGGCTGCTGTTGTACCCGGAACGGAAGGGTCAGAAGTCCGGAAACATTGATCCCGGGGTAGCGATCCTGGATGCCGCCGGCCTGGTGGTGTTCATCGTGCCCGGCCTGATCGCATTCGGTGTGGACTTCGCCACCGGCTGCATCTACCTGCCGCCGGGCCAAAAGCGCGCGGCAGCCGAGGAAGCGGCACCACGCACGATCTACGTTGATCCCGCCACGCTCGACCAACCCGCGCTCGAGGAAACGCTTGCCCAGGCCACCGGCCGGCCGGTCGACCTCGATGCACCGGCGGTGCGGGCCTTCGCCGTTGCGGACGCCGGGGCCGTGAGTGCCGTGTTTGCGGCAACGCAGTAG
- the lon gene encoding endopeptidase La, translating into MEDSSNERHETAGEPSTVEDGVTRRIPEDVLIILPVRNTVVFPGAVIPLTIGRKISLAAAEEASRSGRRIGLVMQRDPTIDEPTGSDLYPVGTIARIVRYFTSRDGTQHVVCQGERRFRTLDYLDGLPFLAARFDLVAEHSAESTELEARMRILKDRAIEAIGLLPQAMPELAGVVNGIESPGQLADLVAGFLDIKPGDKQRILETLELRSRLDKVLEHLNHQIEVLKISRQLEEQTKEKIDERQREFFLREQMKAIRSELGEGDDGGGLEELRKAVAEAGMPEEAAQHATKELKRLERMPEESTEHSMVRSYLEWLIALPWAKLDEESIDIARARQILDEDHFGLTKVKQRILEYLAVRKLNPEGRSPILCFVGPPGVGKTSLGQSIARALGLKFVRASLGGVHDEAEIRGHRRTYIGSLPGNVIQQIRKAGTRNPVFMLDEMDKLGVSLHGDPSSALLEVLDPEQNATFRDNYVGVPFDLSKVFFLGTANVLDTIPGPLRDRMEVIELPGYTQEEKLEIARRYLVQRQLKANGLRDEQARIGDDALREIISRYTRESGVRNLEREIGSVLRNAAVRITEGRTERLHIDAAAVTEILGAPKFESEVALRTSLAGVATGLAWTPVGGDILFVETTAVRGKGGLILTGQLGEVMKESAQAAVTLAKARGERLGLADFRFDEHDLHIHVPAGAIPKDGPSAGVALFTSVCSLLTDRKVRSDVAMTGEISLRGLVLPVGGIKEKALAALRAGIRTVLLPARNRKDLEEIPESARDQLQFVWLETVDDALAHALEPAQ; encoded by the coding sequence ATGGAAGACTCCAGCAACGAGCGACACGAGACCGCAGGCGAGCCGTCGACCGTAGAGGACGGCGTCACACGGCGCATACCGGAGGATGTGTTGATCATCCTGCCGGTCCGCAACACTGTGGTGTTCCCCGGCGCCGTGATCCCGCTGACGATCGGGCGCAAGATCTCGCTGGCCGCAGCCGAGGAAGCCAGCCGCAGTGGTCGCCGCATCGGCCTGGTGATGCAGCGCGACCCCACCATCGACGAGCCGACGGGCAGCGATCTCTACCCCGTGGGCACGATCGCCCGGATCGTGCGTTACTTCACGTCCCGCGATGGCACCCAGCACGTGGTCTGCCAGGGCGAGCGCCGATTCCGCACCCTCGACTACCTCGACGGACTGCCCTTCCTCGCCGCACGCTTCGACCTGGTCGCAGAGCATTCCGCCGAGAGCACGGAACTCGAGGCCCGGATGCGCATCCTCAAGGACCGGGCAATCGAGGCGATCGGCCTGCTGCCGCAGGCGATGCCCGAACTCGCCGGCGTGGTCAATGGCATTGAGTCGCCCGGCCAGCTTGCCGACCTCGTCGCCGGCTTCCTCGACATCAAGCCCGGCGACAAGCAGAGGATCCTGGAAACGCTCGAGCTGCGCAGCCGTCTCGACAAAGTGCTGGAGCACCTGAATCACCAGATCGAAGTGCTGAAAATTTCCCGGCAGCTCGAGGAACAGACGAAGGAGAAGATTGACGAGCGACAGCGCGAATTCTTCCTGCGCGAGCAGATGAAGGCCATTCGCAGCGAACTCGGCGAGGGCGACGACGGCGGCGGGCTGGAGGAACTGCGCAAGGCCGTCGCGGAAGCGGGCATGCCCGAAGAAGCGGCGCAGCACGCCACCAAGGAACTCAAGCGCCTCGAGCGCATGCCCGAAGAGTCAACCGAGCACTCCATGGTACGCAGTTATCTCGAGTGGCTGATCGCGCTGCCCTGGGCGAAACTCGACGAGGAGTCGATCGACATTGCCCGGGCCCGGCAGATTCTCGACGAGGATCACTTTGGCCTCACCAAGGTCAAGCAGCGGATCCTCGAGTACCTGGCCGTGCGCAAGCTCAACCCGGAAGGCCGCAGCCCGATCCTCTGCTTCGTCGGACCGCCCGGTGTCGGCAAGACTTCGCTCGGCCAGAGCATTGCCCGCGCGCTCGGCCTGAAGTTCGTGCGCGCCAGCCTCGGCGGCGTACATGACGAAGCGGAGATCCGCGGTCACCGCCGCACCTACATCGGTTCTCTGCCCGGCAACGTCATCCAGCAGATCCGCAAGGCAGGGACCCGCAACCCGGTGTTCATGCTGGACGAGATGGACAAGCTTGGCGTCAGCCTGCACGGCGACCCCTCCTCCGCGCTGCTCGAGGTCCTCGATCCGGAGCAGAACGCGACGTTCCGCGACAATTACGTGGGTGTGCCATTCGACCTGAGCAAGGTGTTCTTTCTCGGCACGGCCAACGTGCTCGACACAATTCCGGGGCCGCTGCGCGACCGCATGGAAGTCATCGAGCTGCCTGGTTATACGCAGGAAGAGAAGCTGGAAATCGCCCGTCGTTACCTGGTCCAGCGCCAGCTCAAGGCGAACGGCCTGCGTGACGAGCAGGCGCGTATCGGCGACGACGCCCTGCGCGAGATCATCTCGCGCTACACGCGTGAGTCCGGCGTGCGCAATCTCGAACGCGAGATCGGCAGTGTGTTGCGCAACGCTGCGGTACGCATCACCGAGGGCAGAACCGAGCGGCTCCACATCGACGCGGCGGCCGTGACCGAGATCCTCGGGGCCCCGAAGTTCGAGTCCGAGGTGGCGCTTCGCACCAGCCTCGCCGGCGTGGCGACCGGGCTCGCCTGGACCCCGGTCGGTGGCGACATCCTGTTCGTGGAAACGACGGCGGTGCGTGGCAAGGGCGGTCTGATCCTGACCGGCCAGCTCGGCGAGGTGATGAAGGAAAGCGCGCAGGCTGCAGTGACCCTGGCGAAAGCCAGGGGGGAGCGTCTCGGACTCGCCGATTTCCGCTTCGACGAGCACGATCTGCACATCCATGTTCCCGCTGGAGCGATTCCCAAGGATGGCCCGAGCGCCGGGGTTGCGCTCTTCACGTCGGTGTGTTCGCTGCTCACCGACCGAAAGGTGCGCAGCGATGTCGCGATGACGGGTGAGATCAGCCTGCGCGGCCTCGTCCTGCCGGTGGGGGGCATCAAGGAGAAGGCGCTCGCCGCGCTGCGCGCCGGGATTCGTACCGTGCTGCTACCTGCGCGCAACCGCAAAGATCTCGAGGAAATCCCCGAGAGCGCGCGCGACCAGCTGCAGTTCGTCTGGCTGGAAACCGTGGACGACGCGCTGGCTCACGCTCTGGAGCCTGCACAATAG
- a CDS encoding ATP-binding cassette domain-containing protein encodes MREAQVQGLDPARAQSGDLIVVARGLRKEFDGRVAVGGIDLAIPRGGCFGLLGPNGAGKTTTLRMILGQSPVSSGSLTVFGLPVDTGVRQIRARTGVVPQNDNADPDFTVAENLRMYARYFGLRAAAVAPRIRELLEFMELSDRANDRIKSLSGGMKRRLTIARALINDPELIVLDEPTTGLDPQVRRMIWNRLRQLRDSGKTLLLTTHYMDEAERLCDDLVVIDKGQIIAQGPPRDLIRRHVESHVIEIQGSADVVARIFDGLPGVRTERIGGTCYCYTNDLTAALQRLEQASGLICMHRPTTLEDVFLRLTGHELRE; translated from the coding sequence ATGCGGGAAGCACAGGTACAGGGACTGGACCCGGCCCGGGCGCAGTCGGGCGATCTGATCGTGGTCGCCCGTGGTCTGCGCAAGGAATTCGATGGCCGGGTCGCGGTAGGCGGAATCGACCTTGCGATTCCGCGTGGTGGCTGCTTCGGATTGCTGGGGCCGAATGGCGCCGGCAAGACCACGACCCTGCGGATGATCCTGGGCCAGTCGCCCGTCAGCAGTGGCAGCCTGACGGTATTCGGGCTGCCGGTCGATACCGGAGTGCGCCAGATCCGCGCGCGTACCGGCGTAGTGCCGCAGAACGACAACGCGGACCCGGATTTCACGGTGGCGGAAAACCTGCGCATGTACGCGCGCTATTTCGGGTTGCGGGCGGCAGCGGTGGCGCCGCGCATCCGGGAGTTGCTCGAATTCATGGAGCTGAGCGACCGCGCGAACGATCGCATCAAATCCCTGTCGGGAGGCATGAAACGGCGGCTGACCATCGCGCGGGCCCTGATCAACGATCCGGAACTCATCGTGCTGGACGAGCCGACGACCGGGCTGGATCCGCAGGTGCGACGAATGATCTGGAACCGGTTGCGGCAACTGCGCGACTCCGGCAAGACGCTGCTCCTGACCACGCACTACATGGACGAGGCAGAACGCCTCTGCGACGACCTCGTCGTCATCGACAAGGGCCAGATCATCGCGCAGGGTCCGCCGCGGGACCTGATCCGGCGCCATGTCGAGTCCCATGTCATCGAGATCCAGGGTTCAGCCGACGTCGTGGCGCGTATTTTCGACGGGCTTCCCGGCGTGCGTACGGAACGTATCGGTGGAACCTGCTATTGCTATACCAATGATCTGACCGCAGCCCTGCAGCGTCTCGAGCAGGCATCCGGGCTGATCTGCATGCACCGACCCACGACTCTCGAGGATGTATTCCTCCGTCTGACGGGACACGAGCTGCGGGAATAG
- a CDS encoding ABC transporter permease: MTTMTLLLPHPRPAALKVWLRNLLVWRKLMVAGLFLTFGEPFVYLIGLGFGLGRFIGDLSGMTYLTFLASGLLAASAMNAAAFEGMYSVFTRMVHQQTYDAILATPLQVDDIVAGEMLWCATKSVIVGVPILIVATLMGAVMSWWALATLPVFFLVGLCFAGPSIFVSSLAPSFDFFNYYVTLLITPMFIFSGVFYPIGTLPEFAQTIVHVLPLSHAVALIRPLVAGQPLEQLFLHVGVLLAYAGVGYLAATIFIRRRLIR; encoded by the coding sequence ATGACGACGATGACGCTGCTGCTGCCGCATCCGCGGCCAGCCGCACTGAAGGTGTGGCTGCGCAACCTGCTGGTCTGGCGCAAGCTGATGGTGGCGGGCCTGTTCCTGACGTTCGGCGAGCCGTTCGTCTACCTCATCGGCCTCGGGTTCGGCCTCGGGCGGTTTATCGGCGACCTGTCCGGCATGACCTACCTGACATTTCTCGCCTCGGGGCTGCTTGCCGCCTCTGCCATGAATGCGGCGGCGTTCGAGGGCATGTACTCGGTGTTCACCCGCATGGTGCACCAGCAGACCTACGACGCCATCCTCGCGACACCGCTGCAGGTAGACGACATCGTCGCCGGAGAAATGCTTTGGTGCGCAACCAAATCGGTCATCGTCGGCGTGCCGATACTGATCGTCGCCACACTGATGGGTGCCGTCATGAGCTGGTGGGCCCTGGCAACGCTGCCGGTGTTTTTCCTCGTAGGCCTGTGTTTCGCCGGCCCCTCGATTTTCGTGAGCTCGCTCGCGCCGTCGTTCGACTTCTTCAACTACTACGTAACCCTGCTGATTACGCCGATGTTCATATTCAGCGGCGTCTTCTATCCGATTGGCACCTTGCCCGAGTTCGCGCAGACCATCGTCCATGTGTTGCCGCTGTCCCATGCGGTGGCGCTCATCCGGCCGCTGGTCGCAGGCCAGCCGCTCGAGCAGCTGTTCCTGCACGTCGGCGTGCTGCTTGCCTACGCCGGTGTGGGTTATCTCGCGGCGACGATATTCATCCGGCGGCGGTTGATCAGGTAA
- a CDS encoding isoprenylcysteine carboxylmethyltransferase family protein, translated as MGHRTRELPPLTGIAGVVREMRYHEVSRQGLGLLLMPLYAVLAQPMQVGFVAGVAVSVLGAIVRLYASGFITKNEQLATDGPYSLVRHPLYTGNLLLLVGFTLASGLWWAVLLSAWFWWFYYPPAIDYEDRKLRRIFGERCAEWQSSTPAVLPRSLVPARGGTWSLGTSLRRNAEPAVLAYTFFWLGWIYRLL; from the coding sequence ATGGGCCACAGAACCAGGGAACTTCCGCCGCTGACGGGCATCGCCGGCGTCGTGCGGGAAATGCGCTATCACGAGGTGTCGCGTCAGGGCCTCGGGCTCCTGCTCATGCCCTTGTATGCCGTGCTCGCGCAGCCGATGCAGGTCGGGTTCGTCGCAGGCGTGGCAGTTTCCGTGCTGGGTGCAATCGTGCGGCTCTATGCTTCGGGCTTCATTACCAAGAACGAGCAACTGGCAACCGACGGACCGTACTCGCTGGTTCGCCATCCGCTGTACACGGGCAACCTGCTGTTGCTCGTGGGGTTCACCCTGGCGAGTGGCCTGTGGTGGGCCGTACTGCTCTCGGCGTGGTTCTGGTGGTTCTACTATCCGCCCGCCATCGATTACGAGGATCGCAAGCTGCGCCGTATCTTCGGCGAGCGCTGCGCCGAGTGGCAGAGTTCGACCCCAGCGGTGTTGCCACGGTCCCTCGTGCCGGCGCGCGGCGGCACCTGGTCGCTCGGTACCAGCCTGCGTCGCAATGCCGAGCCCGCGGTGCTCGCCTACACGTTCTTCTGGCTGGGCTGGATCTATCGGCTGCTCTGA
- a CDS encoding endonuclease/exonuclease/phosphatase family protein: protein MRSMGNSSMFWNRVRRSALVLAGFSLAGLMGLTVLSLFARHGWMAELASHFRPQYFLLLLALCAGFAVARRPLLALLAAAAMLPNGWYVVPYALPALITPSIASSSGHDVSIVTLNLFVSNDDYAAVRSYLAQKNADVLVLSELTPTWVVELRDITADYPYWVSVDRRTPWGLGVYSKYPLKDARPVDLGLAGSVNVIATVAFPGGDVQLVGAHLASPTSPARAVQRNDQLEQLSALLGPARKRTDASSPRRLLVGDLNLTPFSPYFGELLARTGMVDARRQQGWSATWPTWGPPVGIAIDHCIVDPDLPVTNVARGPAVGSDHYPIEIALRQRG from the coding sequence ATGCGTAGCATGGGAAATTCGAGCATGTTCTGGAATCGCGTACGCCGCTCGGCGTTGGTGCTTGCTGGGTTTTCGCTGGCCGGTCTGATGGGCCTGACGGTGCTCTCCCTGTTTGCCCGGCATGGCTGGATGGCGGAACTCGCCTCGCACTTTCGGCCGCAGTATTTCCTCCTGCTGCTCGCGCTGTGTGCCGGGTTTGCCGTTGCGCGCCGCCCGTTGCTTGCCCTGCTGGCGGCGGCAGCGATGTTGCCGAATGGGTGGTACGTGGTTCCCTACGCGTTGCCGGCGTTGATCACGCCCTCCATCGCGTCGTCGAGCGGCCATGACGTGTCTATCGTGACCCTGAACCTGTTCGTCAGTAACGATGACTACGCGGCAGTGCGTTCCTACCTGGCGCAGAAAAATGCCGACGTTCTGGTGCTCTCGGAGTTGACCCCGACCTGGGTCGTCGAGTTGCGCGACATCACGGCAGATTATCCCTACTGGGTTTCCGTGGACCGGCGCACGCCATGGGGGCTGGGTGTCTACTCGAAGTATCCGCTCAAGGATGCGCGGCCCGTGGATCTCGGGCTGGCCGGCAGCGTGAACGTGATCGCCACGGTCGCATTCCCTGGCGGCGACGTGCAACTGGTCGGTGCGCATCTGGCGTCGCCGACGTCGCCGGCGCGCGCCGTGCAACGCAATGACCAGCTCGAGCAGCTGTCCGCACTTCTCGGTCCGGCCCGGAAACGGACCGATGCGAGTTCCCCCCGGCGCTTGCTGGTCGGCGATCTGAACCTGACGCCGTTCTCGCCGTACTTTGGCGAATTGCTCGCGCGCACCGGCATGGTCGATGCGCGGCGCCAGCAAGGCTGGTCTGCGACCTGGCCGACCTGGGGCCCGCCAGTGGGCATCGCCATCGACCATTGCATCGTCGACCCCGATCTGCCGGTGACAAACGTGGCACGCGGACCCGCGGTCGGCTCGGATCACTATCCCATCGAGATTGCACTGCGCCAGCGCGGCTGA
- a CDS encoding FMN-binding glutamate synthase family protein, with product MSLVSEILGLFAYLFVFALGVGAIAAAVIYVIDKTQTRHAIRRNYPLIGRFRYLFETIGEFLRQYFFAMDREEMPFNRAERAWVYRTAKGEENTVPFGSTRDLRHPGTAIFVNCAYPMLDEETVPTSAITVGPNCRRPYTTARFFHVSAMSYGAISRPAVLALSNGAKVAGCWLNTGEGGLSPHHLAGGADLVFQMGTAKYGVRDADSRLNEARLRELSSYEQVRLIEVKLSQGAKPGKGGILPGAKVTAEVARIRGIPQGEDSISPNRHPEIRDAGSLLDFIARVRDVSGRPTGFKAVFGAYDWLGQVFEEIQRRGPDSAPDFITVDSGDGGTGAAPMTLLDNVGLPVRESLPRVIDLLVEHGLRERIRVVASGKMINPAGVAWALCVGADFVNSARGFMFALGCIQAMKCNKNTCPTGITTHDKNLQRGLVVTDKAERVARYQQGMEREVATIAHSCGVAEPRLLRRQHCRIVQASGQSALLSDLYPDASAG from the coding sequence ATGAGCCTCGTCAGCGAGATTCTGGGTCTGTTCGCCTACCTGTTCGTGTTCGCACTCGGGGTGGGCGCGATCGCGGCGGCGGTCATCTATGTCATCGACAAGACCCAGACCAGGCACGCAATTCGCCGCAATTACCCGCTCATCGGGCGATTCCGCTACCTGTTCGAAACCATCGGCGAGTTCCTGCGCCAGTATTTCTTCGCGATGGACCGCGAGGAGATGCCGTTCAACCGGGCCGAGCGGGCCTGGGTGTACCGCACGGCGAAAGGTGAGGAGAACACCGTTCCGTTCGGCTCGACACGCGACCTGCGCCACCCCGGCACGGCAATTTTCGTGAACTGTGCTTACCCGATGCTGGACGAGGAAACCGTCCCGACCTCGGCGATCACGGTCGGTCCGAACTGCCGCCGGCCCTACACGACGGCGCGGTTCTTCCATGTCTCTGCGATGAGTTACGGGGCGATTTCCAGGCCCGCGGTGCTGGCGCTGTCGAACGGGGCGAAGGTGGCCGGCTGCTGGCTCAATACTGGTGAGGGTGGTTTGTCCCCGCATCACCTGGCGGGCGGCGCCGATCTCGTGTTCCAGATGGGCACCGCGAAGTATGGCGTGCGCGATGCGGACTCACGGTTGAACGAGGCGCGTCTGCGCGAACTGTCGAGTTACGAGCAGGTGCGCCTGATCGAGGTCAAGCTGAGCCAGGGCGCCAAGCCCGGCAAGGGTGGCATCCTTCCGGGGGCCAAGGTCACCGCCGAGGTCGCGCGCATACGCGGTATCCCGCAGGGCGAGGATTCCATCAGCCCCAATCGCCACCCGGAAATCCGCGACGCCGGATCGCTGCTCGATTTCATCGCTCGTGTGCGCGATGTGAGCGGCCGGCCCACGGGCTTCAAGGCCGTGTTCGGCGCCTACGACTGGCTCGGGCAGGTATTCGAGGAGATCCAGCGGCGCGGGCCGGACAGCGCGCCGGATTTCATTACCGTCGATTCCGGCGACGGCGGCACCGGCGCCGCACCGATGACGCTGCTCGACAACGTCGGACTGCCCGTGCGCGAAAGCCTGCCACGTGTCATCGACCTGCTCGTCGAACACGGTTTACGGGAACGCATCAGGGTCGTGGCAAGCGGCAAGATGATCAATCCCGCCGGCGTGGCCTGGGCGCTGTGCGTCGGCGCAGACTTCGTGAACTCCGCCCGGGGTTTCATGTTCGCGCTGGGCTGCATCCAGGCGATGAAGTGCAACAAGAACACCTGCCCGACCGGCATTACGACGCACGACAAGAACCTGCAGCGGGGCCTGGTGGTGACCGACAAGGCCGAGCGGGTTGCCCGCTACCAGCAGGGAATGGAGCGGGAGGTCGCGACCATCGCGCATTCCTGCGGCGTCGCCGAGCCGCGACTCCTGCGTCGGCAGCACTGCCGCATCGTGCAGGCGAGCGGCCAGAGCGCTCTTCTGAGCGACCTGTATCCGGACGCGTCAGCAGGCTGA